One Methanocaldococcus villosus KIN24-T80 genomic window carries:
- a CDS encoding TatD family hydrolase: MIIDTHTHLDTRGYEDLELLAMTLDKAITLAHDPFPMRTVEVFITHIEKVINEIERAKKAGLMVYCALGMHPRALTKNIDEALERLKSYLDKAIAIGEIGLEKATKEEKEAFEKQLLLANDIEKPAIIHTPRRDKREVTKEIIDILSSIDLKVPVIVDHCNKDIINIVLDNNYYAGLTVQPGKLTPMEAVEIIKEYKDFSDRIVLNSDLSSNPSDVLAVPRTVLKLKINNIEKEIIEKVSYKNAQSIFSF; the protein is encoded by the coding sequence ATGATCATTGACACCCATACCCATCTTGACACTAGAGGTTATGAAGATCTTGAACTTCTAGCTATGACATTAGATAAAGCTATAACCTTAGCCCATGACCCATTTCCAATGAGAACTGTTGAGGTCTTTATAACCCATATAGAAAAGGTAATTAATGAAATTGAAAGAGCTAAAAAGGCAGGATTGATGGTTTATTGTGCCCTTGGAATGCATCCCAGAGCTTTAACTAAAAATATTGATGAAGCTTTAGAGAGATTAAAAAGTTATCTTGACAAAGCAATAGCTATAGGAGAAATTGGATTAGAAAAAGCTACAAAAGAAGAAAAAGAAGCTTTTGAAAAACAGTTATTGTTAGCTAATGATATAGAAAAACCTGCTATTATCCATACTCCAAGAAGAGATAAGAGGGAAGTGACTAAAGAGATTATAGATATCTTATCCTCTATTGATTTAAAAGTCCCTGTTATAGTAGATCATTGTAATAAAGATATTATAAATATAGTATTAGATAACAATTATTATGCAGGCTTGACAGTTCAGCCAGGTAAGCTTACTCCAATGGAGGCAGTTGAGATAATAAAAGAGTATAAAGATTTTTCAGATAGAATTGTACTAAATAGTGATCTATCTTCAAATCCTTCTGATGTTTTAGCAGTCCCAAGAACTGTATTAAAGTTAAAAATAAATAATATAGAAAAAGAGATAATAGAGAA
- a CDS encoding sugar phosphate isomerase/epimerase family protein — translation MKIAVSSLVFLPESLESVLEKIESFEAWEIVCEGTHYLNSKNIKYLLEIKDSYDISLLVHAPFSDLNPASMNAKVRELTVECVRDAIEGAFELDAELVVVHPGYVPELWKEYKDEILDNNFSTLLKIVEIAEDYNIKIGLENMPNFTGVLGKTPGEMLGIIKDIDSKVLGITFDVGHANTVSDPIKLLEDFAKLNIIHIHAHDNNGYSDDHLKIGEGNIDYFSVIKKLHEMRYDGYITIENKNLRDAMKSKEILEEYISMVNKIQ, via the coding sequence ATGAAGATAGCAGTGTCATCATTAGTTTTTTTGCCAGAAAGTTTAGAATCAGTATTAGAAAAAATAGAAAGTTTTGAAGCATGGGAAATAGTCTGTGAAGGAACCCATTATTTAAATTCTAAGAACATAAAATATCTGTTAGAAATTAAAGATAGTTATGACATCTCTCTACTAGTTCATGCTCCATTCTCTGACCTAAATCCTGCATCTATGAATGCAAAGGTTAGAGAGCTAACTGTTGAATGTGTAAGAGATGCTATAGAAGGAGCTTTTGAACTTGATGCAGAATTAGTTGTTGTTCATCCCGGATATGTTCCTGAACTTTGGAAGGAGTATAAAGATGAGATATTAGATAACAATTTCTCAACACTATTAAAAATTGTTGAAATTGCTGAAGATTATAATATAAAAATTGGTTTAGAAAATATGCCCAATTTTACAGGAGTTTTGGGAAAAACTCCAGGAGAAATGTTAGGGATAATAAAAGATATAGATTCTAAAGTTTTAGGAATTACTTTTGATGTAGGCCATGCTAATACAGTTTCTGATCCTATAAAACTCTTAGAGGATTTTGCTAAACTAAATATTATCCATATTCATGCTCATGACAATAATGGATACAGTGATGATCATCTAAAGATTGGTGAAGGAAATATTGATTATTTCTCAGTGATAAAGAAGTTGCATGAGATGAGATATGATGGATATATAACAATAGAAAATAAAAATTTGAGAGATGCCATGAAAAGTAAGGAGATATTGGAAGAATATATTTCAATGGTTAATAAGATTCAATAG
- a CDS encoding tRNA (cytidine(56)-2'-O)-methyltransferase translates to MHVEVLRLGHRGERDKRISTHVALTARALGAEKIVFTVEDDHVRESVEKVVKTWGGNFKFTVIKNWRNYIKEFKKKGGIVVHLTMYGANVNEIMPEIKKLNRDILIIVGAEKVPRDVYELADYNISIGNQPHSEVAALAIFLDRLFEGKTLYREFDNAKMKIIPSLKEKIVLKENKH, encoded by the coding sequence ATGCATGTTGAAGTATTGAGATTGGGACATAGAGGAGAGAGGGATAAGAGGATTTCTACACATGTTGCTTTAACAGCAAGGGCGTTAGGGGCTGAAAAGATAGTTTTTACTGTTGAAGATGATCATGTTAGAGAGAGTGTAGAGAAGGTTGTAAAAACATGGGGAGGTAATTTTAAATTTACAGTTATTAAAAATTGGAGAAACTATATAAAAGAATTTAAAAAGAAAGGAGGTATTGTTGTGCATTTGACAATGTATGGAGCAAATGTTAATGAAATTATGCCTGAAATAAAAAAGCTAAATAGAGATATTTTAATAATTGTAGGAGCTGAAAAAGTTCCAAGAGATGTTTATGAGCTAGCTGATTATAACATATCTATCGGTAACCAGCCACATTCAGAAGTAGCAGCTTTAGCTATTTTTTTAGATAGATTATTTGAAGGAAAAACTCTTTATAGGGAATTTGACAATGCTAAAATGAAAATAATTCCTTCCTTAAAAGAAAAAATTGTTTTAAAAGAAAATAAACATTAA
- a CDS encoding radical SAM/SPASM domain-containing protein has product MAITLLSLLVSNPISKKVIKKLIEKDGNVTKIEKLLEAYAYGYEVDDEFNIIYKIIKTGLKAFGENEEELKERLKDAYWRRGFVSVLRGLVDFGIRKPFVPGAPFLVVWDLTYACNLRCKHCYSTAGKPWKDELNTEEAIRVIDILADAGVTALAFSGGEPLIRKDFFTLTKYAAEKGLFVAVATNGTMITKDVARKMKECGVGYVQISLDGRKETHEKFRGINGIYEKVIEGILNAKEAGLITCISTTATKLNVHDIPAIMDIAEELGVEWFMLYNFIPVGRGSFEIDLSAEEKEELLKELWNRLKSSNVNFMSTAPYYARIAIQNNSNIIPTHFYNPKLEGKLKTLADFIGGCGCGRFYLAIKANGDIEPCVFFPLKLANIKDFRSCEDFLKFWRENKVLNDLRNRDNIEICGKCKYRYVCGGCRARAYAYYKDYMKPDIGCILVKK; this is encoded by the coding sequence ATGGCTATTACATTACTTAGTTTATTAGTATCAAACCCTATATCCAAAAAAGTTATTAAAAAATTGATTGAAAAAGATGGAAATGTTACAAAAATAGAGAAGTTATTAGAGGCTTATGCATATGGTTATGAGGTTGATGATGAATTTAATATTATTTATAAAATAATTAAAACTGGTTTAAAAGCATTTGGAGAAAATGAAGAAGAATTAAAAGAAAGGTTAAAAGATGCTTATTGGCGTAGAGGTTTTGTTAGTGTTTTAAGGGGTTTGGTAGATTTTGGTATTAGAAAACCTTTTGTCCCTGGAGCTCCTTTTCTTGTTGTTTGGGATTTAACATATGCTTGTAATTTAAGATGCAAACACTGCTATTCTACTGCAGGAAAACCATGGAAAGATGAGTTAAACACAGAAGAAGCTATTAGAGTTATTGACATATTAGCTGATGCTGGGGTCACAGCATTAGCATTTAGTGGAGGGGAACCATTAATTAGAAAAGATTTCTTCACTCTAACTAAATATGCAGCAGAAAAAGGATTATTTGTTGCAGTAGCTACAAATGGAACAATGATAACAAAAGATGTGGCAAGAAAAATGAAAGAGTGCGGTGTGGGGTATGTGCAAATAAGTCTTGATGGTAGGAAAGAAACACATGAAAAGTTTAGAGGAATTAATGGAATTTATGAAAAAGTTATTGAAGGGATATTGAATGCAAAAGAGGCTGGTTTAATAACTTGTATATCTACAACAGCAACAAAATTGAATGTGCATGATATTCCTGCAATTATGGATATTGCTGAGGAACTGGGAGTAGAATGGTTTATGCTTTATAATTTTATTCCTGTTGGTAGAGGAAGTTTTGAAATTGATTTATCTGCTGAGGAAAAGGAGGAGCTTTTAAAAGAATTGTGGAATAGATTAAAAAGTAGTAATGTAAATTTTATGTCAACAGCCCCATATTATGCAAGAATAGCAATCCAAAATAATAGTAATATAATCCCTACTCACTTTTATAACCCAAAACTTGAAGGTAAATTAAAAACTCTTGCTGATTTTATAGGAGGGTGTGGGTGTGGTAGATTTTACTTAGCAATTAAAGCTAATGGTGATATAGAACCATGTGTTTTCTTTCCTTTAAAACTTGCAAATATTAAAGATTTTAGAAGTTGTGAAGACTTTTTAAAATTTTGGAGGGAAAATAAGGTTTTAAATGATTTAAGAAATAGAGACAATATTGAAATTTGTGGTAAATGTAAATATAGATATGTGTGTGGAGGCTGTAGGGCTAGAGCTTATGCATATTATAAAGATTATATGAAACCAGATATAGGCTGTATCTTGGTGAAAAAATGA
- a CDS encoding DUF2124 family protein, whose amino-acid sequence MKGISQLLRDFRRVVEENNIMSIAYAGIPGFCQPFAELFAYVIKNKENYFIPYTDLNNVKILTLKENIGMQMEDFGKIDYVDALVIFGGLAMPKFNVSEEEVRELILKLSPKITIGVGFMDIFKKVNWKIKFDYLFNIHITYELD is encoded by the coding sequence ATGAAAGGTATTTCCCAATTATTAAGAGATTTTAGAAGAGTTGTTGAGGAAAATAATATAATGTCAATTGCATATGCTGGAATTCCAGGATTTTGTCAGCCTTTTGCTGAATTATTTGCTTATGTTATTAAAAATAAGGAAAATTACTTTATACCTTATACTGATTTAAATAATGTTAAAATTTTGACTTTAAAAGAAAATATAGGTATGCAAATGGAAGATTTTGGAAAGATTGATTATGTTGATGCATTGGTAATATTTGGAGGATTGGCTATGCCAAAATTTAATGTTTCTGAAGAAGAGGTGAGAGAATTAATATTAAAATTATCTCCAAAGATTACAATTGGGGTAGGGTTTATGGACATATTTAAAAAGGTAAATTGGAAAATAAAGTTTGATTATCTATTTAATATACATATAACATATGAGTTGGATTAA
- a CDS encoding sugar phosphate isomerase/epimerase family protein — protein sequence MKIGISNSLFIDNGADLQKTLEFIEKKTKIAELVCDGKINALENKDVLDNYKLKYTLHAPMEDLNISCHREKIRKASIEYIEEILKIIADKIGVIVIHPGEVFCKDDYEKSLKAIIKSIGELNKLQNEYGVKIAIENMPNLDRKMFKRPEKEIINNLNEVGICLDMGHAHLNNAIEEFLNYKEKIVHVHIHDNLGINDDHLPIGFGKIDFEKYKKDLKKLKAIFILEHKYRDIEYIDSSLNSVKSILS from the coding sequence TTGAAAATTGGTATATCTAACAGCCTGTTTATAGACAATGGAGCAGATCTACAAAAGACATTGGAATTCATAGAGAAAAAGACAAAAATTGCTGAACTTGTTTGTGATGGAAAAATTAATGCTTTAGAAAATAAAGATGTTTTAGATAATTATAAATTAAAATACACACTTCATGCACCAATGGAAGATTTAAATATATCATGCCATAGAGAAAAAATAAGAAAGGCGAGTATTGAATATATAGAGGAGATATTAAAAATTATAGCAGATAAAATAGGTGTAATTGTTATCCATCCTGGAGAAGTGTTCTGTAAAGATGATTATGAAAAGAGTTTAAAAGCTATAATAAAAAGTATAGGTGAGTTAAATAAGTTACAAAATGAATATGGAGTTAAAATAGCTATTGAAAATATGCCAAACTTAGATAGAAAAATGTTCAAAAGGCCTGAAAAAGAGATAATAAATAATTTAAATGAGGTAGGTATTTGCTTAGATATGGGTCATGCTCATTTAAATAATGCTATAGAAGAGTTTTTAAATTATAAAGAGAAAATAGTTCATGTTCATATTCATGACAATCTTGGGATTAATGATGATCACCTACCTATAGGATTTGGAAAGATAGATTTTGAAAAATATAAAAAAGATTTAAAAAAGTTAAAAGCAATATTTATATTAGAGCATAAATATAGAGATATTGAATATATTGATTCCTCTTTAAACTCTGTTAAAAGTATCCTATCATAA